One Caldivirga sp. genomic region harbors:
- a CDS encoding ABC transporter ATP-binding protein — MSFTVYEKQYVSIVAPTGTGKTTLLRIIAGLRKPDTGKVILMGDEVKGPTPKISMIFQDFALFPWLTALENVEIALLHKKLSKDDRVKLARRYLELVGLGGFENYYPRELSGGMKQRVAIARALAAQPILLLMDEPFANLDAITAEGLKSEIYNMVFNEESTVKAILMVSHNLGEVVELSDRVIVLGGRPATVIADISIDLPRPRSPRDKEFQEYLDMLYSEISKSMELTSVVKVNSK; from the coding sequence GTGTCCTTCACAGTCTACGAGAAGCAGTACGTATCCATAGTAGCGCCCACGGGGACTGGGAAGACAACCCTATTAAGGATTATAGCTGGATTAAGGAAACCAGATACAGGTAAGGTAATACTAATGGGTGATGAAGTTAAGGGTCCAACTCCTAAAATCTCAATGATATTTCAAGACTTCGCCCTATTTCCATGGTTAACGGCATTGGAGAACGTGGAAATAGCCCTACTTCATAAGAAGCTTAGTAAGGATGATAGAGTTAAGTTGGCTAGGAGATACCTAGAGTTAGTTGGGTTAGGTGGATTTGAGAATTATTACCCAAGGGAGTTGAGTGGGGGAATGAAGCAGAGGGTCGCGATTGCGAGGGCCCTAGCTGCTCAACCTATTTTACTGCTCATGGATGAGCCCTTCGCTAACCTTGATGCGATAACCGCCGAGGGTCTTAAAAGTGAAATATATAATATGGTTTTTAATGAGGAATCAACAGTTAAGGCAATATTGATGGTTAGCCATAACCTCGGGGAGGTGGTTGAGCTCAGTGACAGGGTCATTGTGCTTGGCGGTAGACCCGCAACAGTCATCGCCGATATAAGTATTGACTTACCTAGACCTAGGTCACCTAGGGATAAGGAGTTCCAAGAATACTTAGACATGCTTTACAGTGAGATATCTAAATCCATGGAGCTTACCAGTGTGGTTAAGGTGAACAGTAAATGA
- a CDS encoding ABC transporter permease subunit, with protein MSSLGVVAISLLATLATFTRVAVTIIASIITGWFLGYAAAKNGLVERVFLSVTQTLEAVPVITFFPIVLVFFISSIRGYFGVELAVDFLVFTAVVWNIWVGEYESIKTISQSLEDVANMYKLSFIAKFSKLYIPATIPRVAGNVLVSFADGLFYITVSEVIALGTKSYHVFGIGSLIFSWVNMGMWFDAIVALMVLVIMVIVAVFGVLRPFVNWAVKYSYDPYAEAMRTGVRRQTPSRIRASLARNMRYIRRITAAERALIPTFVRATSYSIYHRLTVRPRPVNVLTRFDKYIAVGIGSLLFAFIVYGIYSSWSTTWLPIMINIYDNWVTYLYYLGLDWFRILLVTVTAMLVAIPVNYLMVTRPKLEAMILPILEVLASIPVSAYLPLVAIPFVTYLAIRLGLRISLEILVFIVAFLSTAWYVIYNMYVGMKTIPRSLWDVANNLNLSTWYKLTKLAIPGAMPATITGLASTVGSTWGGLEIAEYFQGINGKVYMVNGYTALMDYYTATGNIIGLEAMSLILAINVILLSVFLWRSLFAMARQRYRMEGAISM; from the coding sequence ATGAGCTCCTTAGGCGTAGTCGCCATTTCGTTATTAGCAACCCTTGCAACGTTCACTAGGGTTGCCGTGACAATCATCGCCTCCATAATCACTGGCTGGTTCCTTGGATACGCCGCAGCTAAGAATGGCTTAGTGGAGAGGGTGTTCCTATCAGTAACCCAGACACTGGAGGCTGTTCCGGTAATAACATTCTTCCCAATAGTCCTGGTTTTCTTCATAAGTAGTATAAGGGGTTATTTTGGTGTTGAATTAGCCGTGGACTTCCTCGTCTTCACTGCCGTAGTTTGGAACATTTGGGTTGGGGAATATGAGTCAATTAAGACGATCTCCCAGTCCCTTGAGGATGTGGCCAACATGTATAAGTTATCGTTCATAGCTAAATTCAGTAAACTATACATACCAGCCACAATACCTCGAGTGGCTGGGAATGTCCTGGTAAGCTTCGCTGATGGATTATTCTACATAACGGTCAGTGAGGTCATTGCGCTAGGCACCAAGAGCTACCACGTGTTTGGTATAGGCTCATTAATATTCAGTTGGGTTAACATGGGTATGTGGTTTGACGCCATAGTGGCATTAATGGTACTAGTGATTATGGTTATTGTCGCTGTCTTCGGGGTACTTAGGCCCTTCGTTAATTGGGCTGTTAAATACAGTTACGACCCTTACGCTGAGGCTATGAGGACTGGGGTAAGGAGGCAAACACCCAGTAGAATTAGGGCTTCATTGGCTAGGAACATGAGGTATATTAGGAGGATAACGGCTGCAGAGAGAGCATTAATACCAACTTTCGTTAGGGCTACAAGTTATTCAATATACCATAGGTTAACTGTGAGGCCAAGGCCAGTGAATGTTTTAACCAGGTTTGATAAGTACATTGCAGTAGGCATTGGTTCATTACTGTTTGCCTTTATAGTATATGGCATTTACTCATCATGGAGTACCACGTGGCTGCCAATAATGATTAATATATATGATAATTGGGTAACGTACCTATATTACCTTGGATTAGACTGGTTTAGAATATTACTGGTAACAGTAACTGCAATGCTTGTTGCAATCCCAGTAAACTACCTAATGGTGACTAGGCCTAAATTAGAGGCTATGATACTGCCGATACTGGAAGTCTTAGCCTCAATCCCAGTCTCAGCGTACTTACCCCTAGTGGCGATACCCTTCGTAACTTACCTAGCAATTAGGCTTGGTTTAAGGATTTCACTGGAGATCCTGGTTTTCATAGTTGCTTTCCTTAGTACTGCCTGGTACGTAATATACAACATGTATGTAGGGATGAAGACTATACCGAGGAGTCTATGGGATGTGGCTAATAACTTAAACTTATCAACATGGTATAAGTTAACTAAGCTAGCGATACCAGGCGCAATGCCAGCTACAATAACAGGGTTAGCCAGCACAGTGGGTTCAACTTGGGGTGGCCTTGAGATAGCCGAGTACTTTCAAGGCATTAACGGTAAGGTTTACATGGTTAATGGATACACAGCCTTAATGGATTACTACACAGCCACAGGTAACATAATTGGGCTAGAGGCGATGA
- a CDS encoding tyrosine--tRNA ligase, giving the protein MDVEDRVNLALKYPTEELLTVEELRNYFETGETLRHYIGFEISGYIHIGTGVVSMYKLVDLQKAGVKVSILLADLHSWLNHKLGGDLEVIRKVAVTYFKETLRKSIGILGGDPDSVDFILASNLVEERREYWVQVLDLARQVSLSDVRHSLTIMGRTFTNTAKMSWLIYPLMQVIDVYALGTHIAHGGVDQRKVYVLARDVYDKIRLMPLTLGGRAVKPIILLHHLLPSLTMTGKESRLDLSETKMSKSRPETAIFLHDSPDDVAKKIRNAYCPPKVTENNPVIELAKLFSFRESRRNPFIVKRPSEHGGMVEYWTFDELTRDYSEGKIHPLDLKNAVIEEAVKFMEPYWKWFSNGDGARLLNEMSSMVKITR; this is encoded by the coding sequence ATGGATGTTGAGGACAGGGTTAACTTAGCCTTAAAGTACCCAACTGAGGAGTTACTAACAGTGGAGGAATTACGAAATTACTTTGAGACTGGGGAAACCCTTAGGCATTACATAGGCTTTGAGATATCCGGTTACATTCACATAGGCACTGGGGTAGTAAGCATGTATAAGTTAGTTGATTTGCAGAAGGCTGGAGTCAAGGTATCCATACTACTGGCTGATTTACACTCCTGGCTGAATCATAAACTAGGCGGTGACCTAGAGGTGATAAGGAAGGTGGCTGTAACCTACTTTAAGGAGACTTTAAGGAAATCCATAGGTATACTTGGTGGTGACCCAGACTCTGTGGACTTCATACTGGCCTCTAACCTTGTTGAGGAGAGGCGAGAATACTGGGTTCAGGTCCTTGACTTAGCTAGGCAAGTATCGTTATCTGACGTTAGGCATAGCTTAACCATAATGGGCAGAACATTCACCAATACTGCCAAGATGTCTTGGTTAATATACCCGTTAATGCAGGTTATTGACGTGTATGCCTTGGGAACGCACATTGCGCATGGTGGTGTTGATCAAAGGAAGGTCTATGTTTTAGCTAGGGATGTTTACGACAAGATCAGGCTAATGCCATTAACCCTTGGGGGAAGGGCTGTGAAGCCGATAATTCTACTACACCACCTCTTACCATCATTAACCATGACTGGTAAGGAAAGTAGACTTGACTTATCTGAGACTAAAATGAGTAAGTCAAGGCCTGAAACCGCAATATTCCTGCATGATTCGCCTGATGATGTTGCAAAGAAGATTAGGAACGCCTATTGTCCACCTAAGGTAACCGAAAATAACCCAGTAATTGAGCTAGCTAAGTTATTCTCATTTAGGGAATCCAGGAGGAATCCCTTTATTGTCAAGAGGCCTAGTGAGCATGGTGGTATGGTGGAGTATTGGACATTCGATGAGTTAACTAGGGATTACTCTGAGGGGAAAATTCACCCACTGGATCTTAAGAATGCCGTAATTGAGGAGGCTGTTAAATTCATGGAGCCTTACTGGAAATGGTTCAGTAATGGTGATGGAGCCAGGTTATTAAATGAAATGAGCAGTATGGTTAAAATAACGCGTTGA
- a CDS encoding translation initiation factor IF-5A, protein MSTRTASAGDIKEGSYIMIDNMPCRVVEVEKSKTGKHGSAKARIVGIGVIDGVKRTIVVPTDAAVEVPVIEKFTAQVISITGDSVQLMDLRNYQTFEIPSSYIEDEAKGKLEPGVQVEVWDVAGYRKIMRTR, encoded by the coding sequence GTGTCTACTAGAACTGCTTCTGCAGGAGACATTAAGGAGGGTTCATACATTATGATAGATAACATGCCTTGCAGGGTTGTTGAGGTTGAGAAGAGTAAGACAGGGAAGCATGGTAGCGCTAAGGCTAGAATAGTAGGTATTGGCGTTATTGATGGTGTTAAGAGAACCATAGTTGTCCCAACTGATGCTGCCGTGGAGGTTCCTGTAATTGAGAAGTTCACTGCGCAGGTCATATCCATTACTGGTGATAGTGTTCAGTTAATGGATCTTAGGAATTATCAAACCTTTGAAATACCGAGTAGTTACATTGAGGATGAGGCCAAGGGGAAGCTTGAGCCGGGTGTTCAGGTTGAGGTTTGGGATGTGGCAGGGTATAGGAAAATAATGAGGACTAGGTAA